In Serratia liquefaciens ATCC 27592, the genomic stretch GCCCGGCAGGAAAAGCTTATCGGCGCGCAACACGATCTCCGGGTCACGGCTTACCTGAGGCTGATAACCCAGTCGCTGCACCGCGTAGGTGACAGAAGACAGGTTGGCGCAGCCGGTGTCTAAAATCACCACGTTCATCACAGCACTCCTTTCGAGCTCGGGAGGGTATTGCCCTCAACGCGGATCGCCTGGCGTAGCGTACGGCCAAACACTTTGAACAGGCTTTCGACGCGGTGATGGTCGTTTTTGCCTTTGGTTTTCAGGTGAAGCGTGCAACCCATGGTGTAAGACAGCGAGCGGAAGAAGTGTTCGACCATTTCGGTGCTCAGATCGCCGACGCGTTGATAGTTAAATTCAGCCTTGTATTCCAGGTGCGGACGGCCGGAGATATCCAGCGCGCAGCGCGCCAGGCACTCGTCCATTGGCAGCACAAAGCCGAAACGTGCGATGCCGCGTTTGTCGCCCAATGCCTTGTTCAGGGCTTCGCCCAGCGCCAGACCGGTGTCTTCTACCGTGTGGTGATCGTCGATATACAGATCGCCCTTAACATTGATGTCCATGCGGAAGCCGCCGTGGGTGGCGATCTGATCCAACATGTGATCGAAGAAACCCACGCCGGTTTTGATCTTGCTGCCGCCTTCGCGATCCAGCCAGACGTTGACGTCGATCTGGGTTTCTTTGGTGGCGCGGTTAACCTGCGCATGACGATCGCGCTGGGTCAGTTGGCGGGTGATCTCTTTCCAGCCCAGGGTATCGCGCTGATAGCGCAAGCCCTGAATGCCCATGTTTTCCGCCAGTTGAACGTCGGTGGGGCGATCGCCGATCACGTAGCTGTGAGCGGTATCCATCACGCCGGGCTCCAGATAGCCTTTGACCAGCGCGGTTTTGGGTTTGCGGCAATCGCAGTTGTCCGCCGGCAGATGTGGGCAGATCAGGATATCTTCAAAGTGAATACCCTGGGAGCTGAGGATCTGCATCATCAGGCTGTGCGGCGGATCGAAGGTTTCCTGCGGAAAAATGGCGGTACCCAGGCCATCCTGATTGGTGATCATCACCAGTTGGTAACCTGCCTGCTGCAATTCAAGCAGGCAAGGAATGACGTCCGGCTCCAGCGCCAGCTTGTCCAGGCGATCAACCTGGAAGTCTTCTGGGGGTTCAGCAATCAGCGTGCCGTCACGGTCAATAAAGAGGAATTTCTGGCTCACATTGGCTCCTGGCGAGTCTCGGTTGCACCGGGCAGGGCAGACAGCGCGTCAACCACGCGCTGGCATTCGTCACGGGTGCCGATGGTGATGCGCAGGCAGCCGGACAACCCAGGTTGTTTATTTTGGTCTCTTAAGATAATGCCCTGATCCCATAAGGTTTTAAACACATTACTGGAAGCAGTGAAACGAGCCAGCAGGTAATTGCTGTCGCTGGCGAAAACCTGCTCAACGCAAGCGCAGTTTTGCAGCGCCTGCTGCAGCCAACTGCGGTTGGCGGCAATCTCGGTAACGCGCTGACGCATCACGCGGATCCCCTCGGTGCTGAGCGCCTGTGCAGCGATATCGGCGACCGGAGTAGACAGCGGATAAGGTGCGATCACCTTCAGCAGCAGGGCGATCAAGTCCTCGTTGGCCAGAGTAAAACCACAGCGCAGGCCAGCCAGCGCGAAGGCTTTTGACAGAGTGCGCAGAACAGCCAGGTGCGGATAGTCGCTCAACCAGGCGGCCACGCTGGCCTGCGGGCAGAATTCGATATAGGCCTCATCCACCGCGACGATTGCCTTGCCTTTGGCCATTTCCAGCAGGCTGCGCAGATCGTTGGGATCGATCAGATTACCGGTTGGGTTGTTTGGGCTGCAGACGTAAATCAGTTTCACGTTATCCAGGCTGTCGGCAATGGCAGCTAAATCCAATTGCCAGTCCTTTTTGGTCGCCACGGTGCGACGCTCCACGCCAAAGGTTTCAGCGCTGACGGCGTACATGCCGTAAGTCGGCGGGCAGAACAGGATGGCGTCTTTGCCCGGCTCGCAGAAGGCGCGGATCAGCAGTTCAATGCCTTCGTCCGCCCCACGACTGACCAGCACCTGTTCCTTTTTAACCCCGGCGTAATCGGCGTAGCGCTCGATCACCCGTACCGGCTGGCACTCCGGATAGCGGTTAAAGGTTTGAGCGGTCAGTTGGAATTCCGGGGCGATCGGGTATTCGTTGGCGTTCAGCCACACATCGCCATTGCCCCCCAGGCGGCGAGCCGATTGATACGGGGTCAGCTCGCGAACGTTGGCGCGCGCCAGGTTTTCAATGCTCATGCTTGCTCCTTCAGTGCGGCAACGCGCAGGGTGACGGCGTTTTTGTGGGCAATCAACTGCTCGGCGGCGGCCAGGGTTTCAATGGTGGCGGCCAGGTTCATAAAGCCTTGCGGCGTCAGTTCCTGCACCGTCATGCGTTTTTGGAAATCCGCCAGGCCCAGGCTGGAACAGGTCGCGGTATACCCGTAGGTCGGCAATACGTGGTTGGTGCCGGACGCATAGTCACCGGCGGACTCTGGCGACCAGTCACCGAGAAATACCGAACCGGCGCTGGTGATGCTGTCGACCAGGGCGCGGGCATCGCGGGTCTGAATGATCAGGTGTTCCGGGCCATACTGATTGCTGATCGCCACGCACTCGGCCAGATCTTTGGCGACGATCAGTCGGCTGCTGGCCAGCGCCTGACGAGCGGTTTCGGCGCGAGGCAGTTGCGCCAGTTGCTGTTCGACCGCTTCGGCTACCGCCTGTGCCATAACGGCGTCCGGCGTCAGCAGGATCACCTGCGAGTCTGGGCCGTGCTCCGCCTGCGACAACAAATCAGAGGCGACAAACGCCGGCGTCGCACCGGCATCGGCAATCACCAACACCTCGGAAGGACCGGCCGGCATATCGATCGCTGCGCCGTCCAACCGTTGGCTGATTTGGCGCTTGGCTTCGGTGACAAAGGCATTGCCCGGCCCGAAGATCTTCGCCACGCGCGGTACGGAGTCGGTGCTGAATGCCATAGCGGCAATCGCCTGCGCGCCACCAACCTGAAACACTTCCTTTACCCCGCACAGCTGCGCGGCATAGAGAATTTCATCGGCAATCGGTGGCGGTGAGCACAACACCACGCGGCGGCAACCGGCGATACGTGCCGGCGTCGCCAGCATCAGTACGGTAGAAAACAGCGGCGCGGAGCCACCGGGAATATACAGCCCGACCGAGTCGATCGGGCGGGTGACCTGTTGACAACGCACGCCCGGCTGGGTTTCCACATCCACCGGCGGCAGCTTTTGCGCATTGTGGAAGGTTTCGACGTTAGCGACCGCGACTGCCATCGCCTGCTTTATATCATCACCCAGACGAGCGCTGGCGGCGGCGATCTGGTCGGCGGTGACGCGCAGCGCGCCAACCTCGGTTTTATCAAATTTGGCGCTGTAATCGCGCAGCGCCTGGTCACCGTTAGCCTTCACGTTGTCGAGGATCTCGCTCACCGTGCGGGTGATGCTGTCCGAGGCGGAGATCGCCGGGCGCATCAACAGTGCCGCGCGCTGTTCGGCGCTGCAGTCTGCCCAATTGACCGGAGTATTGAAAGTCGACATGGCGTTACTCCATCATCTTCTCAATTGGCAACACCAGAATCGAACTGGCACCGAGCGCTTTCAGCTTTTCCATGGTTTCCCAGAACAGGGTTTCACTGCTGACCATGTGCATTGCCACGCGATTTTGCGCACCGGCCAGTGGCAGAATGGTTGGGCGTTCCGCGCCCGGCAGCAGCGCAACGATTTCATCGAGGCGCTCGCTCGGCGCGTGCAGCATGATGTACTTGGATTCTCGTGCCTGGATCACGCCCTGAATACGGGTCATCAGGCGGTCGATCAATTGCTGTTTGGCTTCCGGCATTTCGCCGTCACGTTGGATCAGGCAGGCTTTCGAGCGGTAAATCACTTCCACTTCGCGCAGACCGTTGGCTTCCAGCGTGGCACCGGTGGAGACCAGATCACAGATGGCGTCGGCCAGACCGGCACGCGGTGCCACTTCCACCGAGCCGTTCAACAGGCAGGATTTGAAGCGCACGCCTTGTTTATCGAGATATTGTTTCAGCAGGTGCGGATAAGAGGTGGCGATGCGGGCGTCTTGCAGGCTTTGCGGGCCGGTGTATTCCGTGTCGAGCGAGGTAGCCAGCGACAGACGGCAACCGCCGAAGTCCAGGCGGCGCAGGGTGAAGTAACGGGGATCTTCGCCCTGAGCGCGGCGGGTGAGCAGCTCTTCTTCCAGCACGTTCTCACCGATAATCCCCAGATCGACCACGCCGTCCATCACCAGCCCTGGGATATCATCATCACGGACGCGCAGGATATCAATCGGCATATTCTCCGCGAAGGCAATCAGGCGCTGTTGCTGCAGGTTGATTTTAATGCCGCAGCGCGCCAGTAACTCCTGGGATTCATCACTCAGGCGGCCTGACTTCTGCATTGCTATCCGTAAACGTGTTTTGTCCAGCATGGTAACCTCTGTTTAATCTGTAATTTTATACCCGTCATACTTCAAGTGGCTTGGGTGTTGGCTGCCTTCATTCACTCCAGTCACTAACTTGAGTAAGCTCCTGGGGATTCACTCAGTTGCCGCCTACAAGCAACTCGAATTATTTGGGGTATTTGAATTTATTTTAAAAATTATTTTTTCTGTCTGTCCGGAGCCAAAAAAAAACCCTCGGAAGAAATCTTCCGAGGGCTCTCTCTTGCATTCTGCGCGCCACTGGAAGATTAAAAAACCGTCTTCCAGCACTCATCGCCTGAAAGACTAGTCAGGATGATGGTGATGATGGTGGCTGAACTGAATGCGTGTCATGGTGTTTTCTCTGTATAAAGTCGCTACAAACTCAATTGCTAATTAACCTAAACTATCCGCCGTCTGTCACGCAACCCTTTTTTACGGTCATAAATTTAATTTATTGAAACAGGTTGAGTTATTAGCTGGACGCGACTTTACCTAAGCTTAAACTGGGTGGATTGTATCACTTCACGCAGTGGCGTAGCCTTAATGGGTAAAGCGCTGCGATCTTCAGGAGAGGAAGGTGATGAAAAAGGTAGCCATTATTGGTCTGGGCTGGCTGGGCATGCCGTTGGCCCTGTCGCTGATGAGCCGTGGGTTTGACGTCGTTGGCAGTAAAACGACGCCGGATGGCGTTGAGGCCGCGCGGATGAGCGGCATTGAATGTTATCAGTTGGAAATGACGCCGGAGCTGATTTGCGAACCGGAGGATCTGGAGTCTTTGCTGCGCGTTGATGCGCTGGTGGTGACATTGCCTGCGCGCCGCACTGTCGAGGGCAGCGAGAACTACTTCAATGCGGTACGCATGCTGGTGGACAGCGCGATGGCTTTTGGCGTACCGCGTATTCTGTTTACCAGTTCGACTTCGGTATACGGTGAAACTACCGGCACGGTACGCGAGGATTCGCCGCTGCAGCCGGTTTCGCCGTCGGGGCGAGTGCTGGTGGAACTGGAGCGTTGGCTGCATGAACTGCCGAACACGTCGGTGGATATCTTGCGGTTGGCGGGACTGGTGGGTGTGGATCGTCACCCCGGTCGTTTCCTGGCCGGCAAAGTCGACGTCAAAGGCGGTTCGCAAGGGGTGAATCTGGTGCATCAGGACGATGTGATCGCCGCGATTCAACTGTTGCTGAAACTGCCGAAAGGCGGTCACGTTTATAACCTTTGCGCCCCGGCCCATCCCACCAAGCGTGAATTTTACCCGGCGCTGGCCGAACAGCTGCATCTGGCCCCGCCGCAGTTCGCCATTGAGGCAGAGCAGGGTGGGCGCCTGGTGGACGGTAGCCGCATCTGCAATGAGCTGGGATTCGAATATCAGTATCCGGATCCGGCGCGCATGCCGGTCAATTAATATCAGTATCTGACCCCGCGCCTGCGGGGTTTTTTGTCTGTGGCGCTCGCGCCAATCCGCTCAAATCCTCTATCAGCGCCAACAAAGCCTCCTTTGGCGCTCCGGGCCGGGTCACCAGGCTCAGGGTTGCCTGGTAGGAGAGCGCCTGCCCGCCTAACTGCCGCAGTGCTCCCTGTTCAACCCAGCGCGCGGCATAATGGGTCGGTAGGTACCCGAGATATTCACCGCTGAGCACCAGATGGGCGACCCCCTCCATATGGTGGGCGACGGCACCAAGGTTTAACGGCGCCAACGGGCAGAGCTGCTGTGCCAACAGATAACCGCGCTTGACCCAACGCGCATTCTCAATTTGTTCGCGACCCGGTTGCTCTGCGGTAAACAGCGGATGATCGCTGCTGCAGTAGACCGCCTGCGTTTCGCTTATCCAGGGTTGATACTGCAATGCTTCCAACTGCTGGCCGAAATAACCGATGCCCAAATCGAGCTGCTGATTCAGCAGCCCCTGTTCAATTTCGCCGGGGGCGCAAATTCGGCACTGCAACTGCACGTCCTGATGGCGGCGTTGAAACTGTTTGATAGCACGGCTGAAGGGGTTGCCCGGCAGCGACACCAGATTATCCACCAGCCCGATTTGCAGATCGCCGGTCAGCAGTCCGTTCAGCGACTGGCTGACCCGGGTGAAGTCGCGTGCGGCGTTAAACAGCGTGCGGCAGGCGATCAATATGCGCTCCCCTTTGGGCGTCAGCATAAAGCCGGATCGCCCTCGCTGGCACAGACGAAACCCCAGCCGGGTTTCCAGCGTCGCAAGATGGGTGCTGATAGTCGACTGATTCATCAACAGCGGCTCCTGGGCGGCGCTGACGCCATGGGCTTCTGCGACGGCGACGAACACCCGCAGCAGCCGCAGATCGATGTCGCTTAGATTAGTGAGCATCTTTTCCTCCGCAAAAACTTTCCTTGTTAACCGATCGGTAACATTTGTGGCATCGCTCTGATGGGCCTACACCACTCTTTTTATGTCACAGATTACAAATAAAACCAACAGTTCAACGCGTTACAAAACATCGGTGTTTTCAATGCTTACATCACAAAGATGGAATGGTAGCCCTGTCGGCCATCGGGGTAGCCTGTATTTGTTATCTAAATGTTGAAATTAAATCATGCCAGAACGAGGAAAACACATGCTTAATCAACCCCAGAGTGGCAACGACATGCCGCGGTTTGCCGGTATCCCTACCATGATGCGCCTGCCCGTTGCCGAAGATGCACGCGGTCTGGATGCGGCCTTCGTTGGCATTCCTCTTGATATTGGCACTTCAAACCGCAGCGGCACGCGCTATGGGCCTCGGCAGATCCGTCAGGAGTCGGTGATGATCCGCCCGTACAACATGGGTAGCGGCGCTGCCCCTTTTGAACGGTTGCAGGTTGCCGATCTGGGGGATGTCGCCATCAATCCCTACAGTCTGGCGGACAGCGTTCGGCGTATCGAACTGGCCTATAGCGACATTCTGGCCCATGGCTGCATCCCGCTGACGCTGGGAGGCGATCACACGCTGACGTTGCCGATCCTGCGTGCCGCCGCCGGCCGTCATGGCCCGGTCGGTTTAATTCACGTGGATGCGCATTCAGACACCAATGAGGAGATGTTTGGCGAGCAACTGGCGCACGGCACCACTTTCCGTCGCGCCTTTGAAGAGGGGCTGTTGGCACCCCAGCGGGTTGTGCAGATTGGGCTGCGGGGCAGCGGCTATGAAGCTGCCGATTTCGACTGGTCGTGCCGGCAGGGGTTTCGCGTGGTGCAGGCGGAAGAGTGTTGGTATCGCTCTTTAGCGCCGCTGATGGCCGAAGTGCGCGAGCAGATGGGCAGTGGGCCGGTTTATCTGAGCTTCGATATCGATGGGCTGGATCCGGCGTTTGCTCCGGGTACCGGCACGCCGGAAGTTGGCGGGCTGTCGGTGTGGCAGGGCCTGGAAATTGTCCGAGGATGCCGGGGGCTGAATCTGATCGGCGCCGACGTGGTGGAGGTCTCACCGCCTTACGATCGTTCCGGTAATACCGCGCTGCTGGCGGCCAACCTGCTGTTTGAAATGCTGTGCGTGCTGCCTGGGCGATAAGACGTCGCCACACCTGACCGGCGGAGCCGTTGCGCCTGGATCCAATAACAATAATAAACATGCGGAGTGACTCATGAATCTCGATCTGCTGGTAGTGGTGTTTTACTTTTTGGTGATAGGAGCGGTGGGTTGGTTAGGCGTTCGCCGGGCGACGACCAAAGAGGATTATCTGGTTGCCGGACGTAATCTGGGGCCCTGTTTGTATCTGGGCACCCTGTCTGCGGTGGTGCTGGGCGGGGCGTCAACCATCGGCAGCGTCAAACTGGGTTATACCTACGGCATCTCTGGCGTGTGGCTGTGCGGTGCGCTGGGGGCGGGCATCGTGGTGCTGAGCATGGTGTTGGCAAAGCCGCTGCTTAAGCTAAAGCTCTACACCGTCAGCCAGGTGCTGTCGCGCCGTTATCACCCAGCGGCCAGAGTCACCAGCGGCGCCATTATGTTGGCCTACGATCTGATGGTGGCGGTGACGTCGATCATTGCCATCGGCAGCGTGATGCAGGTGATGTTCGATCTGTCGTTTATCACGTCGATTTTGCTCGGTGGCGGTTTGGTAGTGCTGTATTCAACGTTGGGCGGCATGTGGTCACTGACGCTGACCGACATTATCCAGTTTATCATCATGACCGTTGGCATGATGTTGGTGCTGATGCCGATGAGCATCGTCAAAGCCGGGGGTTGGACGGCGTTCAGTAGCCAACTGCCGGATAGCTACTACCGGCTATCATCCATCGGGCTGGATACTATCGCGGTATTCTTCCTGATCTACTTCTTCGGCATTTTGATTGGTCAGGATATCTGGCAGCGGGTATTTACCGCCCGCAGCAACACTATTGCTCGTTATGCCGGATTAGGGGCCGGCGTGTATTGCGTGCTGTATGGCGTAGCCGGTGCGTTGATCGGCATGGCCGGCAAGCTGGTGTTGCCGCAGTTGGCTAATACCGACGGGGCTTTTGCCGCCATTGCGCAGGCGGTACTGCCGCCGGGCGTCAGCGGATTGGTGGCCGCCGCCGCACTGGCTGCGCTGATGTCGACCGCCAGCGCCTGCCTGCTGGCGTCATCGACCATCGCGCTGGAAGACGTATTGCCGGCGATTCGCAAGCGCCCCTCGGGCGGACTGGCCGCCGGGCGATTTACTACGCTGATCATGGGCTGCATCATGCTGGGGTTGGCGTTTGTGGTGCGGGACGTGATGGCGGCGCTGACGCTGGCTTATAACCTGCTGGTGGGCGGCATGCTGATCCCGCTGATTGGCGCGATTTTCTGGCAGCGGGCCACCAGCACCGGCGCTATCGCCAGCATGCTGACCGGCAGCCTGAGCGTTTTGGGGCTGATGTATTATCAGGGTATTGAAGCCAACAGCCCTATCTACGGCGGCTTGCTGGCGGGCGGCGCGGCCTTCGTGATGGGCAGCTTACTGACCCGGCCAAGCCCACAGCCGCAGGTACAGCCCGAGTAACCGGTAATCAGGGGCTGCCATGCGCAGCCCCATCCTCGTTTAAAGCCAGCCGGAGCGCTTCAGCTTCTGGTAGAGGAAGAAGCAGCCGACGACGGTGACCCCCAGCGTGGCGTGGTAGGCCCATGGAAATGTCAGCTCTGGCATGTCGGCGAAGTTCATGCCGTACAGGCTGAATATCACCGTAGGGATCGCCAGGATCGCCCCCCAACCGGCCAGGCGTTTCACCACTTCGTTCTGTTTTACGGTGACCAGCGCCAGATTGACGTGCATCGCGTTGGTCAGCATTTCGCGCATATCGTCGATATTGCTGACCACCTGATGCGCATGGTCTTGCACGTCGCGTACGTAGGCGCGCAGCTCTTTCGGGATCACTTCTTCATGCAGGCGGATCAACTGATTGCAGATTTCGTCCATCGGCATCGCGGCATTGCGCAGCGCCAGCAGGTGCCGCCGCAGGGTGTAGACGTTCTCGATGGCGGCCTGATCAAATTCCGATTTGAACATGTTGGCTTCAATGCCTTCAATGGTTGCCTCGAACTTCGCCACCACGCTACGGTAGTTATCTACTACAAAGTCCAACACCGAATACAAGGCAAAGCCCGGGCCGCGGCACATTTGCTTATGGTTCTCTTCGGCCTTGGCGCGGATTGGGGCGTAGCTGGGCGATGCACCGTGTCGTACCGTGATCAGGAAGTTCTTGCCCACGAAGAAGTGTGTTTCGCCGTACTCAATTTCGTCATTGCCCCATTGCGCGGTTTTGACCACGATAAACAGCGAGTCACCGTAGGCTTCAAGCTTCGGTCGCTGGTGGGCGCACAGCGCATCTTCAATCGCCAGATCGTGCAGCCCGAACTCCTCCTGCACTTTGCGCATAAAGGCGTCTTCCGGCTGCCACAGCCCGAGCCAGACGAAGGTATCCGGCTGTTTGACCACCTCGCTGATATCATCAATGGTCACTTCGCCCAGCCGTTCACCGGCCTTGTATGCCACGCAATTCACAACCATGGTTGCGGTTTCCATCAGGTCACCTGCTATTCAATTAGGGTTTTGGTGAGAAAGTAACATTCATGTTCCACCGGGTAATTCTGCAGCGTCATCTGCAGTTGATAACCGAGTTTTTCGTAGAACGGCCGCGCCTGAAAACTAAAGGTATCCAAACGAACATAGCGGCAGCCGCGTGCTTTCGCCTCCCGTTCCGCCGCCAGCAATACTTTACGCCCCAGGCCGCTGCCGCGTTGCGAGTCCGCTACCCATAGCCATTCAACGCTCAGCCAGTTGCCCCAGGTCTCGCCGGTCAGGCCGGCGACCACCTGGCCGGCGGCACCCTGGGCGTAAATGCCAAGCGGCTTACGCAGGCTGGGATCCACATAGGGGCTGTTATGGGCTCGTAACCCCTGACGAATAACGTCGAGGGTGTCTTCATTGAGCGTCTCGGTTACGGTGATGTTCATTTTTCCTCCTTGGTGAACTCTTAACTTAAGCGCAGTCTGACTAAAAGGCAACATATTGAAATTTAAAACAAACGTTAAGAATAGTCTGCTGAACTACACTGAATAGGTCAGTTTTTGTCCAGGAGGACGCTATGCACCGATTAATTATGATGACCGCTTTGCTGTTGTTCAGCGGCTTGCTGCTCGCCGCGCCGACGGTAACGCAATTGCAGGACAAGTTGGAACACCCGTGGTCGCTGGCATTTCTGCCCGGCGAACAGGGAATGTTAATCACCGAACGGCCGGGACGTTTACGGCTCTGGCAGCCGGGCCAGGGGCTTTCGGCGCCTATCGCCGGTGTGCCGCAGGTATATGCCGAAGGCCAGGGCGGTTTGCTGGAAGTGTTGCTGGCGCCAGATTTTTCCACCAGCCGACGAGTTTACCTCAGCTTCGCCGAAGCGGGTGATGAGGGTAAAGCGGGGACGGCGGTAGGCTACGGGCAACTTAGCACCGACAACCGACGGCTGGAGAATTTCAAGGTGATTTTCCGCCAGCAACCCAAGCTGTCGGTCGGCAATCATTTTGGGGGCAAGCTGGCGTTTGATCGTCAGGGGAATCTGTTTATCGCGCTCGGGGAGAATAATCAGCGGCCGACGGCACAGGATCTGGACAAGTTACAGGGCAAAATGGTGCGCTTAACCGCCGACGGCGCGGTACCGCCGGAAAATCCTTTTGTCGGCCAGGCCGGCAAGCGGCCGGAAATTTGGTCATACGGTCACCGCAATCCTCAGGGGCTGGCGTTGAATCCGTGGAGCGGGGTGATGTGGGAGAACGAACACGGTCCACGCGGTGGCGATGAGGTTAATATTCCGCAGGCAGGGAAAAACTACGGCTGGCCGATAGCCACCTATGGCATCAATTACTCCGGGCTGGCGATCCCGGAGGCGAAAGGGCAGAAGGTCGCGGGCACCGAACAACCCCTGCATTATTGGCCGGTGTCGCCGGGCATCAGCGGCATGGCATTCTATGATTCGCCGCGTTTCCCTGCCTGGAAGCATTCGCTGTTTATTGGTGCGCTGGCCCAGGAAGCGCTGATCCGCCTGACGCTGCAGGGAGACAACGTGGTTTCTGAAGAAAGGCTGCTGGAGGATCGCAGTGAACGCATTCGCGAAGTGCGGGTCGGGCCTGACGGCTATCTTTACCTGTTAACCGATGCAAGCAACGGCAAGCTGCTGCGGGTAGGGCTCTAGGAGAGAATTGCGCCCCAGCGGATGCGGGGCGCAGGAAACTCAGGTTAACTCACTCATCACACCGCGCTGATAGGCTGGCCGCTCGGTCAGTTGCTTATACCAGCGCTCCATGTTCGGGCGAGCTTGGCGCTTGATCGGCATGGAGAACCAGGCGTAGGCGAAACTGCCCAGCGGGATATCGCCGATGCCGAAGTCTTCACCGGACAGGTAAGGCTGACGACCCAGGGTGTCTTCCACAATGTCGAAATGCTTTTCCAGTGTGGCAATCGCCGCTTCGATCTTCGCCATGTCACGCAGTTCCGGCTTGGTACGCACCAAACCCCAGAACACCACGCTAAAGTGACTGACAATGGTGGCCGTGGTCCAGTCCATCCATTTTTCGGCGCTGGCACGCGCCTGCAGATCCTGCGGGTAGAAAGGTTCGCTACCAAACTTCGCAGCCAGATAGCGCACTATGGTGTTGGACTCCCACAGCACAAAGTCATCGTCTTGCAGCAGCGGCACCAGTCCATTCGGGTTCAATGAACGGTAGAGTTCGTCGTTCACCTTGCCGAAAGCGCCTCCGGCGTTGATATGGCTGTAACTCAGCTCCAGCTCTGCGGCGCACCACAGCACTTTCCTGACGTTGTTCGAATTTTCACGACCCCAAATGGTCAGCATAGAACGCCTCTTTTACGTGGGTTAATCAACCTAACTAATTATTCCTACTCCACAATTCAGCGCTTGTCACACTGGAAGGCATTTTTTGCAGACGTGGGCGACACATTCAGCGTTCCCAGCGGCAAATCTCCCAACCATTCTCCAGCGCCAACGCGTTGAGTTCGCTGTCGGGGTTGATTACCGTGGCGCTGTCGACGTATTCCAGCATCGCCTTGTCGTTGAGGGAGTCGCTGTAGCCGTGGCTGTGCTCGAAGCTCAGTTCCGGATGTTCAGCCAACCACTTTTTCAGGCGGATAACCTTGCCCTGTTGGTAGGTCATGGTGCCGTAGGTGTTGCCGGTGAAGCGGCCGTCTTGCACTTCGACGCCGATGGCCAGCGCGCCGTCGGCGCCAAGCTGGGCGGCAATGGGGGCCACCAGGTGCTCGCCCGTGGCGGAAATCACCAGAATGCAATCACCACGCTCGCGGTGCCACAGCAGCCGCTCGCGGGCGGCAGGGTAGACTCGCGGCAGGATATCGCGGCGAATATAGCGCTGCACCCAGCCGGCCACCGTTTCGGTACTCAGGCCGGCCAGCGGCGCCAGCGTGGCCTGCATGTAGTCCTCCATGGACAGCTTGCCCTGATAATAGTGCTGCATCAGTTGCTGTTCCTGCTGTTCCAGTTCCGCCGGTGCAAACCCTTCAGTGACCAACCAACGCATCCATAGGCTGGCGCTGTCTTCATCAATCAGGGTTTCATCCAGGTCGAATAAGGCTAAATCCATCAGTATTTCTCCGGCAGGCAGGGAGGGGGAATGGGGCTGTTTATAGAATAGCGGATAGCGTTAGTCGCCAGCCAGTGGCGACAACGAAATTGCGCAGAGCATAAGTCGCATTGATGACAGTTTTGCGACGCTTTGTTGAAGG encodes the following:
- a CDS encoding glutathione S-transferase family protein, whose protein sequence is MLTIWGRENSNNVRKVLWCAAELELSYSHINAGGAFGKVNDELYRSLNPNGLVPLLQDDDFVLWESNTIVRYLAAKFGSEPFYPQDLQARASAEKWMDWTTATIVSHFSVVFWGLVRTKPELRDMAKIEAAIATLEKHFDIVEDTLGRQPYLSGEDFGIGDIPLGSFAYAWFSMPIKRQARPNMERWYKQLTERPAYQRGVMSELT
- a CDS encoding HAD family hydrolase; amino-acid sequence: MDLALFDLDETLIDEDSASLWMRWLVTEGFAPAELEQQEQQLMQHYYQGKLSMEDYMQATLAPLAGLSTETVAGWVQRYIRRDILPRVYPAARERLLWHRERGDCILVISATGEHLVAPIAAQLGADGALAIGVEVQDGRFTGNTYGTMTYQQGKVIRLKKWLAEHPELSFEHSHGYSDSLNDKAMLEYVDSATVINPDSELNALALENGWEICRWER